A segment of the Luteolibacter arcticus genome:
GCTGTCGCTTTTGCTGCGGACGCGGCTCCAGATGACCTCGGCTTCGGTTTCCTGCCAACCGCGCATGGCGACCCATTCCGCGGCCTTCGGGATGATCAGGCCGAATAACAGGCCCAGCCCGGCACAGCCGAAGAACAGGAAGGCCATCACCGCCGCGAAGAAGTTCTCGGTGCCTCCCTTCTTTGACACCGTCTTCGCCGACTTGCCCGTCCCACCGAAGATGAGGCCGATGCCGATCAACACGAAGAAGCCGCCGAAGGCCGCGAAGATGAGTCCGCCCCAGATCTGCCCGCTGCCAGATGGCATCAGCGCGGAGGTTTCCGGTTCGCCGGGCTTCACCCGGCACTCGGTTTGGACGTTGGTCAGATTCGCCAGCGATCCCTCGGGGCCTTGCGCCAACTGCTCGCGGACCTTCGCCAGCTCCTCGTATTTGTCGCTGCCCTTGTCTTCCTTCCACAGGCGGGTGCCGGTGTATTCGCGACCATCGACCTTGTAGCGGTAAGCGAGGTCCGCGCGAAACGCCGGATCCTTCTTCTGGTCCGCGACGATCTCGAAGCGATCAATCACGCAGGGCACGGACTCCCATTTCCACGCCTCCAGCGCACCCCACGTCATCCACAGGCCGAAGCAGAGGAAGATCGAGCTGAAGGCGGTCCAGCAGATCCCGAAAAACCGGCCCGCACATCCGATGCTCGATTCGCTGCTGTGACCGGCTTCCACGCGCTTTTTCTAGCAGATCGGCGAAAGCCGCGCGGCAGGAAAATCAGCGGCGGGTTTCCACTTGGGAGGCCGGATCAACGACGGCCCCGGGTCCGCTCCGGCCACGAGAATCTGGCGACTCCGAACCCGCCGAGTGCCAGGAACGGCAGGGGGAAGAGCAGGAAGAAGCCGCTCGAGCCAAGGTTCCGGTCCACGACTGCACGCCACGGCTTGTCGGGATCGATGAACACCGTGATCGCCGTGCCGGGAGGATGACTACGGACCCGTTCTCCGGAACGCTTGCTGCCGGAATAGGCTCCCAGCACCGTCGTGCGGTTGGAGAGATACTCCCTGCCGTCGATTTCGTAGCGGTAGAGAATGCTTGCCCGCACGCCGGGATCCCTGCCGCGTTTACGGTTCTGGCTCTGTTGGAGCTGACTGTTGACGACCGTTGCGGGGACTTCGATCCAGCACCTCATTCGCCATCGCTCCATCAGACCCCATCCCGTGAACACCGACGCGGCAACGCCGCTCACGGCAAAGAACAGGAAGAGCGCCAAGAGGATGGGATCGCGTTTTAGCCGCGCTTTCCGGCTCACCCGCTGGCGGCGGTAGAAGAAGAGGAATGCGCCTATCCAGAGCAGAACCGCTGCGGTGAGTCCGAAGCCGAAGGCGACTGCCTCGCGGTTCGCGATCAAGACGGCCCGCGTGGGATCCTCCGGATCGACCAGGCACTCGGTCTCGAAGTTCCGAAGATCGGACGGAGGGCGGGGAGACTTCTCGGTCAATGCCGCGACACAATTAGAGATGTCCTCATAGTCGTCGGTCGCGGGTTGGCCGGGCCACGCTTGGCGGCCGGATTGGACCGCGCCGCCCGCGTGGTAGTCGTAGGCTGTCTTTACCCGGAAAGACTTGCGGTGGTTGAAGTTGGTTTCGACTTCAAATTCGCGGATCACGCAGGGGACCTTGGTCCATCCCACGGCGGAGTCGTGCCACAGGTTGGCGAGCGCGACGGCGGTTTTGATTGCCGCAATGATGCCTCCGCCCACCAGCAGGATGCAAAAGAGGTGGCCGGCTTTTTTCATTGAGCGGGAAATGCTGACCGGTCGCGATCAGCGGCGGGCGTCGAGCCACGCGATGACCTTCGCCAAGGCGCGTCCACGGTGGCTGAGGGCATTTTTCACCTCCGCGCCGAGTTCGGCGAAGGTCTGGTCGTAGCCCTCCGGCGCGAACAGCGGGTCGTAGCCAAAGCCGCCTGCTCCGTAGGGTTCATCGAGGATGCGTCCCTCCACCGTGCCGCTGAAATCCGCCAGCACCTCCCCGTTTTCCGCGAGCACCATGGTGCAGCGGAATCGTGCGGAGCGTCCGGTCATGCCGGCCATTTCAGTCATCAGGCGGGCGTTGTTTTTCGGGTGATTTCCCTCCTCGCCGCCATAGCTGCTGGACCACACGCCCGGTGCACCGCCGAGCGAATCGACCTCCAGCCCCGAATCATCCGAAAGTACCAGTCCCGTCACCTGGCGGCTGATCGCGACTGCTTTAAGCGTGGCGTTTTCGAGGAAGGTGGTGCCGGTTTCCTCGACCGTGGGCAGGCCCAAGAAGTCATTGACATCCAGCACCCGGTAGCGGGCGCCGAGGATTTCCCGGATCTCCTGGGTCTTGTGCGCGTTGCGGGTGGCGATGACCAGGATCGGCGGCTCGGAGGGCATGTCCGTGGGTAGCCGGATGACCCGCACGGGCCAAGAATTTTGAAATAATCGTCCCCCGTGCTACGCCTATAGGACGTAATGAAATCCATCACCCACCTCGCGCTCTTCGCGGTCGGACCGGCGCTCATCAGCTCCGCTTTTGCCAATGCACCGGAAGGCTGGAGCACCGACCTCGAGAAGGCCTTCGCCCAAGCCAAGAAGGAGAAGAAGGCCGTGCTGGTCGAGTTCACTGGCTCCGACTGGTGCCCGCCGTGCATAGCGGTGCGCAAGGCGGTGCTGACCAAGAAGGAATTCATCGAGAAGGCGTCGAAGGACTTCGTGCTGGTCGAACTGGATTTCCCCAAGGGCGACAAGGCGGTGGCCGAAAAGAACGAGCCGGCGCGCGAGAAATACGGCGTCGAGGGCTTCCCGACCGTCATTTTGTTCAATGCCGAGGGGAAGCAATTCTCCACCTTCAATCCCGCGCAGTTCATGAAGGTCGATGCCTTCCTCGGCCACCTGAAGGGTGAGCTGGAGAAGAAGGAACTCGACTGATCCCTTTTCATAGGAGAGCTGTTCATGGCAGCCCGACCCCGCCCGGCTTCGACGCCGCGGCGGGGTTTTTTCGTGGAATAGCGGAGCGGATGGCCGCGTCTTAGTCCCCGATGAAAACGCTGCTCCGCTCGCTCGCCGTCCTCGCCGCCACCGCTTCGTTTGCCTTCGGCAGCGAGGGCTGGATGACCAACTGGGAAGAGGCCAAGGCCAAGGCGAAGGCCGAGAACAAGCCGATCTTGATCAACCTCACCGGCTCGGACTGGTGCGGCTGGTGCATCAAGATCGAGAAGGAGGTCTTTTCGTCGAAAGACTTCAAGGAATATGCCGCCGCGAACGTGATCCTGATGGAGGCGGACTTCCCGCGGAAGAAGGAGCTGCCAGCGGACCTCAAGAAGCAGAATGAGGAGCTGAAGAAGCAATACTTGGCCGGCGGCTACCCGACCGTTTGGCTGCTGGATGCAGAGGGCAAGAAGCTCTCCGAGGATCTCGGCGAGTTGAAGGGCGGCACCAAGGGCTACATCGCAAAGCTCACCGAACTGATCGCAAAGTCGAAGGCCAAGTGAGAAGGAGCGCCCGCGAAATGGCAGAGCGCAATCGAAGGGTTGCACGGTGCGCCATGGGTCAAAGCGAGTCTTGTCGCGATTTTTCCACCGGTCATTGATTATCAGTGAGATGGCATTGAATTCGGGTCCGGCACGTCACCTGCGAAAAGGGTGTCACGATGAAAACCACCACCCGACCCAACCCCGAGGCCTCCCCCCTGCAAGAGATTCTCACCCGCTTGAACGATTCCATCGATGGATTCCGTTTGGCCGCCGACTTCTCGACCGATTCCGCCTTCATCCGGCTCTGCGAACGTTCCGCCGAAGCTCGCGAAGCGATGGTGGAAGAACTCGCCGCAGTGATTGCCGCATGCGGTGGCAAGCCGTCGTTGGAAGGCAGCCGGGAAGCCACGGTCCACCGCGCGTGGATCCGCTTCGTCTGCCAAGTCCACCCGCAGTTCCGCAAGCGCCTCCGCGCCGAATGCGAACGCGGTGAAAAGGAATTCCAGCGCACGCTCGATACCCGAAATGGTTTGGCGGTGCGCAATGAACGCACCGGCACGATGCTTGCCGACCTGCGCGCCCATGTGGCCACGACGTTCTCGGCCCTGCGCCACGTTGAAAGCACGTCCCGCGGCAATACGCGGCCGCACTATGCTGCTGCCTGAACCCTTCGCGCTTGGTCAAACCGACCAATTGCGAAAGCCCCGCCCGGCTATGACCGCGGCGGGGTTTTTCGTTTTGGCCTTCCTGCGAGTTCTCCGCCCGTCCAAACAAAGAGTGCTGGCATGAACGATCTGCACTTGGCCGCGCGGCGCGGCGACATCAGGGAGATGGAGCGCTTGCTCAACCAAGGCACACCGGTCGATCTCCCGGACGAGGTGAGCGGCCACACGCCTCTTATGGAGGCCTGCCTGAGCTCTTTGGCAGATGTGGAAGTGCTCGATTTTCTGATCGACCACGGGGCCGATGTGAACGCCCTCGTCCAGCCGCCGCCTGTCGCTCAGCCGGCATTTGAATCGATCGAGGAAATCGGCGGCATCGGGGAGATCGAGGGCCTCGATCCCGAAATGAGTGCTATGCTGGAGCAAAGCCGCGAGCTGATTCGCCAAAGCCAGGCGATCCTTGAAAACCAAGGCGAAGAGCGAGGTTCCGTGCTTTCGGTGGCGGTGAAATGTGCCAGCGTGGAGAAGCTTCAGCGACTCATTGAGCGTGGTGCCGACCCGGCTTTCACCTCGGCCCATGGTTATACGCCGGTGATCCTCGCCGCTTGCGCTAGCCGGATGAATGTCATCGAACTCCTGATGGCCGCCGGAGCGACGGCCGACGGT
Coding sequences within it:
- a CDS encoding PA2169 family four-helix-bundle protein — encoded protein: MKTTTRPNPEASPLQEILTRLNDSIDGFRLAADFSTDSAFIRLCERSAEAREAMVEELAAVIAACGGKPSLEGSREATVHRAWIRFVCQVHPQFRKRLRAECERGEKEFQRTLDTRNGLAVRNERTGTMLADLRAHVATTFSALRHVESTSRGNTRPHYAAA
- a CDS encoding thioredoxin family protein, whose translation is MKSITHLALFAVGPALISSAFANAPEGWSTDLEKAFAQAKKEKKAVLVEFTGSDWCPPCIAVRKAVLTKKEFIEKASKDFVLVELDFPKGDKAVAEKNEPAREKYGVEGFPTVILFNAEGKQFSTFNPAQFMKVDAFLGHLKGELEKKELD
- a CDS encoding DUF3592 domain-containing protein, coding for MKKAGHLFCILLVGGGIIAAIKTAVALANLWHDSAVGWTKVPCVIREFEVETNFNHRKSFRVKTAYDYHAGGAVQSGRQAWPGQPATDDYEDISNCVAALTEKSPRPPSDLRNFETECLVDPEDPTRAVLIANREAVAFGFGLTAAVLLWIGAFLFFYRRQRVSRKARLKRDPILLALFLFFAVSGVAASVFTGWGLMERWRMRCWIEVPATVVNSQLQQSQNRKRGRDPGVRASILYRYEIDGREYLSNRTTVLGAYSGSKRSGERVRSHPPGTAITVFIDPDKPWRAVVDRNLGSSGFFLLFPLPFLALGGFGVARFSWPERTRGRR
- a CDS encoding thioredoxin family protein, with amino-acid sequence MKTLLRSLAVLAATASFAFGSEGWMTNWEEAKAKAKAENKPILINLTGSDWCGWCIKIEKEVFSSKDFKEYAAANVILMEADFPRKKELPADLKKQNEELKKQYLAGGYPTVWLLDAEGKKLSEDLGELKGGTKGYIAKLTELIAKSKAK
- the rdgB gene encoding RdgB/HAM1 family non-canonical purine NTP pyrophosphatase, which translates into the protein MPSEPPILVIATRNAHKTQEIREILGARYRVLDVNDFLGLPTVEETGTTFLENATLKAVAISRQVTGLVLSDDSGLEVDSLGGAPGVWSSSYGGEEGNHPKNNARLMTEMAGMTGRSARFRCTMVLAENGEVLADFSGTVEGRILDEPYGAGGFGYDPLFAPEGYDQTFAELGAEVKNALSHRGRALAKVIAWLDARR